One genomic window of Augochlora pura isolate Apur16 chromosome 5, APUR_v2.2.1, whole genome shotgun sequence includes the following:
- the Gw gene encoding trinucleotide repeat containing adaptor protein gawky isoform X2 yields the protein MFPHNSSSHEISTETNAFVQNSMGDVVVLGKNSPIGVGKGRESENARYCDIEFINNNTMVKPINHLKNIAANDFLTVLSGETGKSTLTSRSPTCQSVASLTTKHPTRNHLLTYDNNNNNNTKNNKNNNINNNINNNINNNMNNMNNNNNSTNNKDSKNNNGTVNNRSTRAVHNHQDDRKTTVNATRKRNEPGSPGKCKPGSSANNSKSICKTLSDNKTSFSVLNIRVLNISINLRLTGDKCAIGEGVPSLVRIPKSDRPSSGHFSLDSLDNYSLLGSCLHPGKYNNVKSNSSLLSNNNDNYKSVILLSSTNNHYFLRVEMDGGAIAMRLRAHWNSYRLMMNSSFDGLLLDKRLLSVPQIEHRRIMKIFLTNNQIEMIKILQNFVSNYFKDARRESCSICLSSIEIDTKNTEFPVTQEPSYEQEIRERFLSAATQFDNSETFADHASLTEIQLELLKFQSTYLFLKNESRLPFYVKMMEKLLTLTLKGIKTSKILNLLSSEVFERLSCIPKQISLRSTVSKVNTTSIIIEFCLMEINDKKKEEEKEEMEVKKMKQQQINMKGKKEMLGNIMTINIDISFVNNNIALTSIEETCKEISKSPLNFVIPKKVKISDRSSNEESDLMTKEGDKVATSSSITLIVPGNELTDQPPRPLPLRNAPKRAQSSPPWLDLVASELTQRACVPLSLDCKLYVVNKLSSKMICDFSIMRKGIPSHETSCETKTKTTHLRVQLLSISSTVNGKKLAFNVQYYMTVNEANRNTEADHQTFIYSKTIVITRRYSLTRATAIYRTIWDPKNTNFRALLSETLRSAGVADSLITTEQDRTTLTAAKASDPSTGPGGSKVFGPGGKLTNSAAFVFLLENRRRMLDHSTPTTSKKEYPNVWFTIRTSEAITLNSTEETMAEMLSWGINGISDVATITVGALLFQDNVKSNEPMGAYFVNYSYSKPYMRDGAEFVKALSKSTIGNRFSFKGENQAEFALYIPTTTTCKPTMTLKRQSASRLIGVPGSRPNYFETLWPDQMHTPHDFYDSLPNCRTVGYRNDSLPERKQEELDSSRSFNCFNEQMARRDADKPIDSNRVETIKSQTAMRSNGIRYGEATGVFRFRGPEGTTNCQDTTRESMEDNVSIYYSSCSNSLKRTKQGLQDFVDVMTLEENISSLTNLCDLYRFKETYKLHTAVGFHADGNRLPRDLMHFDRYALIKLTLQTAQFVDNEDSHGNYPKSMKTNAVTSRQYGSKNSDSCQTQDRSKNSQDSDESPTTSTQLKEIVVRTKNSVPNRFVNEETLNLNSSNRKHLIDRVRNLIPALVGGSNDTLQTLKNELKRVLALLFGPVYDMGEPILDYKKRWDIPAILRLAGGGESSLNNSGSTNWGSTQASATNNNNNNQSAWGGTSGNPSGNSGNSGNWSGGNVNRSVSGNPNSNQNSGPLGGQNVSGNVNKMNNPNQQSNQQSGPPTSQSSSTSQGGQNNNQWPQGMSSNPGGPGQNPSIPNNNNTVQQQQQQSNSNNSNNQPNNQGQGSVNTNNTPASNNPSTKQQLEQLNTMREALFSQDGWGRQHVNQDTNWDVPTTPEPSSSKDGVPVWKPPVNTGTDLWEANIRNGGQPPPQQQPKTPWGHTPATNIGGTWGEDDEATDSSNMWTGAPTSSQPNTAAGQWPTGTGNQAGSNWADPRIDHRDPRDIRSVDPREIRDPRDHRMSLDPREHIRVMDPMARDPRMTDMRGDPRGISGRLNGANADAMWGQPPGPPHHQMGHQHPSGPPTKMLNPSSINQWAGPPPKDIMPGKPSGWEEPSPPTQRRNVPNYDDGTSLWGNAAANQRTIPGSKVTHWKDLPTSNVTRGGSQCPPGMPQNRMPGQPGMKPDVSGPMWGHPGAPGGRNGSWTEGPHDTGSWDDPKTPSTWNEAQLNPGTWGGPSTHKPKPMGPAGSWADSDMDHSPSWGHPTKPILTKEVIWGSREFRYLCDLGFKKDDVELALRNREMNRDEALELLSQIRPLDQWRRHDAHSTYDPSNQATTAQAYPRFNHVAQQMSFPPGAGVASGNTTGSVGGSVASASLLKLQQQQQQAVVPLQQQQPSGNAPQPPFNQPSRTPQNQPSTQQLRMLVQQIQLAVQEGYLNHQILNQPLAPQTLILLNQLLQQIKVLQQLHQQHSVQSTMKGNGQSVLQISVQITKTKQQIANLQNQIAVQQATYMKQQQQQQQQQQQQQQQHPAPPSQSSEYYKSSVHDPMSALQNSFTELTMNKEPPISQPQSRLNQWKLPSLDKDGELVTNEFSRAPGTTSKPAASLAGLTQSHSSPNMNPLLGQGDGTWSTRLGESGWPDPGNTDSTDGKDWQPTGAATFTDLVPEFEPGKPWKGTQMKSIEDDPSITPGSVVRSPLSLATIKDPDAIFNLSSKTSPPPPQQPTNLDTSIPSLSNSTWTFNPPATTPSAFTSTKITWGESAPPPTAVTSELWGAPISKVRGPPPGLGNKAAGNTSNGWTGLGTVSRSSSSWGLQSSTNAGWVSTWLLLKNLTPQIDGSTLKTLCMQHGPVLDFRLFLNHGIALTKYSSRDEAVKAQGALNNCVLGNTTIFAEYPADSEVHTLLQQLGHGGQQQAGATAGAGWGLRPSNKSGPPPDTWGGSSSQLWGAPPSSNSLWSNASIDNNDQQRATPSSLNSYLPGDLLGGESM from the exons ATGTTTCCACACAATTCTAGTTCACATGAGATTTCTACAGAAACAAATGCCTTCGTACAAAATTCCATG gGGGATGTAGTAGTATTAGGGAAAAACAGTCCGATAGGGGTGGGGAAGGGAAGAGAATCAGAGAATGCTAGGTACTGTGATATCGAATTCATAAACAACAACACGATGGTAAAACCTATAAACCATCTCAAAAATATCGCCGCCAATGACTTTTTAACCGTCCTGTCGGGTGAAACTG GCAAGTCCACCTTGACCAGTCGAAGCCCGACCTGCCAGTCAGTGGCGTCGTTAACCACAAAACACCCAACAAGAAATCACCTTCTAActtacgataataataataataataatactaagaataataagaataataatattaataataatattaataataatattaataataacatgaataatatgaataataataataatagtactaataataaggatagtaagaataataatggtaCAGTAAATAATCGCTCAACTCGAGCAGTACATAATCATCAAGATGATCGAAAAACAACAGTTAATGcaacaagaaaaagaaatgaaccGGGCTCGCCCGGCAAATGTAAACCGGGCAGCTCCGCCAATAACTCTAAGTCTATATGTAAGACACTAAGTGATAATAAGACTAGCTTTAGCGTACTAAACATTAGGGTACTAAATATAAGCATAAATCTACGATTAACAGGGGATAAGTGCGCAATCGGTGAAGGGGTACCTAGCCTAGTTAGGATACCCAAGTCTGATCGCCCCTCATCAGGCCACTTCTCTCTCGACTCTCTTGACAATTACTCTTTATTAGGGTCCTGCCTTCATCCGGGCAAATACAATAACGTTAAGTCTAATTCTAGCCTCCtaagtaataataacgataactACAAGTCTGTGATATTGCTCAGCTCAACCAATAACCATTATTTCCTCCGCGTCGAAATGGACGGTGGTGCGATCGCAATGAGACTAAGAGCCCATTGGAATTCATACAGATTAATGATGAACTCTTCTTTCGACGGTTTATTGTTAGACAAACGATTGCTTTCTGTGCCGCAGATTGAACACCgtagaattatgaaaatattcttgacGAATAATCAAATTGAGATGATCAAGATCCtgcagaattttgtgtcaaACTATTTTAAGGACGCACGGAGAGAATCATGTTCGATATGTTTATCATCGATCGAAATTGATACAAAGAACACCGAGTTCCCAGTAACACAGGAGCCATCATACGAACAGGAAATCAGGGAAAGATTCTTGTCCGCTGCAACTCAGTTCGACAATTCTGAAACGTTCGCAGACCATGCATCTTTAACCGAAATTCAACTGGAACTACTGAAATTTCAATCCACATatctatttttgaaaaatgaatctcGCCTTCCGTTCTACGTGAAAATGATGGAGAAATTACTGACGCTTACTCTAAAGGGCATAAAGACATCTAAGATACTAAATCTCCTTTCATCCGAGGTATTTGAAAGGCTATCGTGCATCCCTAAACAGATTTCGTTGAGAAGTACCGTTTCAAAAGTGAACACTACGTCcataattatcgaattttgTCTCATGGAAATTAACGataagaagaaggaggaggagaaagaggagatGGAGGTGAAGAAGATGAAACAGCAGCAGATAAATATGAAGGGGAAGAAGGAAATGTTGGGAAATATTATGACCATCAATATCGATATATCGTttgtaaacaataatattgcGTTAACGAGCATTGAAGAAACCTGTAAAGAAATATCAAAGTCGCCTTTAAATTTCGTAATACCgaagaaagttaaaataaGTGATAGATCGTCGAACGAAGAATCAGATTTGATGACTAAGGAAGGGGATAAGGTGGCCACCAGTTCTTCCATTACGCTTATCGTTCCCGGAAACGAGCTAACTGACCAGCCTCCGCGACCTCTCCCGTTGAGAAACGCGCCGAAACGCGCACAATCCTCTCCTCCATGGCTCGACCTGGTCGCGAGCGAGCTGACGCAACGCGCATGTGTTCCACTCTCGTTAGATTGTAAGCTTTATGTGGTTAATAAACTTAGCTCTAAGATGATTTGCGATTTTAGTATTATGAGGAAGGGGATACCGAGCCACGAGACTAGCTGCGAGACTAAAACTAAAACGACACATCTCCGTGTCCAACTCTTGAGTATTTCTTCGACGGTGAATGGGAAGAAATTGGCCTTTAacgtacaatattatatgacTGTGAACGAAGCGAATCGAAACACTGAAGCAGATCATCAAACCTTTATTTACAGTAAAACTATCGTGATCACTCGGCGGTATTCGTTGACGAGAGCGACCGCAATCTATCGTACAATTTGGGATCCAAAGAATACAAATTTCCGTGCTCTCCTCTCCGAGACGCTTAGAAGCGCGGGAGTCGCGGACAGTTTAATCACGACAGAACAGGATCGGACGACCCTAACGGCCGCGAAGGCTTCGGATCCTAGCACCGGGCCAGGTGGCAGCAAGGTGTTCGGACCCGGCGGCAAACTTACAAACAGCGCTGCGTTTGTGTTCCTGTTGGAGAACCGTAGGCGAATGCTCGATCATTCGACACCGACAACCTCGAAGAAAGAATATCCAAACGTATGGTTTACGATAAGAACCTCCGAAGCAATAACTTTGAACTCGACGGAAGAAACAATGGCAGAGATGTTGTCCTGGGGAATTAATGGTATTAGTGACGTGGCAACAATTACTGTTGGTGCTCTTTTATTTCAGGATAATGTTAAGTCTAACGAGCCTATGGGCGCTTATTTCGTGAACTATAGCTACTCGAAGCCGTATATGCGTGACGGCGCCGAGTTTGTTAAGGCTCTTTCTAAGTCTACTATAGGGAATAGATTTAGCTTTAAGGGGGAGAACCAAGCCGAGTTCGCTCTCTACATTCCTACTACGACTACCTGCAAGCCTACGATGACGCTTAAACGCCAATCTGCATCCCGATTAATCGGTGTACCTGGATCTCGGCCGAACTACTTCGAGACATTATGGCCCGACCAAATGCACACTCCTCACGATTTTTATGACAGTTTGCCGAACTGTAGAACTGTGGGATATCGCAATGATTCTCTTCCAGAGCGTAAACAGGAAGAACTAGATTCTTCGCGATCTTTCAACTGCTTTAACGAACAAATGGCGCGTCGAGACGCTGACAAACCTATTGATTCTAATCGAGTAGAAACGATCAAATCTCAAACCGCTATGCGTTCAAATGGCATACGCTATGGCGAAGCGACAGGGGTATTTCGTTTTCGTGGACCTGAGGGAACTACTAATTGCCAAGACACGACGCGCGAGTCAATGGAAGAcaatgtttctatttattactcATCGTGCTCCAATTCACTGAAACGAACCAAACAAGGACTTCAAGATTTTGTCGATGTGATGACGctggaagaaaatatttcttctctaACAAATCTCTGTGATTTATATCGATTTAAAGAGACGTACAAACTACATACAGCGGTCGGTTTTCACGCTGACGGGAACAGATTGCCAAGAGATCTAATGCATTTCGATCGCTATGCTCTAATCAAATTGACCTTACAAACTGCCCAGTTCGTTGACAATGAAGATTCTCATGGAAACTACCCGAAATCGATGAAGACTAATGCTGTTACAAGCCGTCAGTACGGTTCGAAGAATTCCGACAGTTGTCAGACTCAGGATCGTTCCAAGAACAGCCAAGACTCGGACGAAAGTCCAACCACTTCGACACAACTGAAAGAAATCGTCGTCCGTACAAAGAATTCGGTTCCTAACCGCTTTGTAAACGAGGAAACTCTCAACTTGAATAGCTCAAACCGAAAACATCTCATCGATCGTGTAAGGAATCTCATACCAGCACTCGTGGGAGGTTCCAACGATACTCTACAAACCCTGAAAAATGAGCTTAAGCGCGTGTTGGCTCTTCTGTTTGGACCAGTTTACGATATGGGAGAGCCCATCTTGGACTACAAAAAGCGTTGGGACATTCCTGCTATTCTTAGGTTAGCCGGCGGTGGTGAAAGTTCATTGAACAACAGTGGATCCACGAATTGGGGATCTACGCAGGCAAGCGctaccaataataataacaacaatcaATCTGCTTGGGGAGGGACGTCAGGAAACCCTTCCGGAAACAGCGGAAATTCCGGAAATTGGTCCGGGGGCAATGTGAACAGATCTGTCAGTGGCAATCCCAATTCGAATCAGAACTCAGGACCACTCGGTGGACAAAATGTTTCAG GTAATGTGAATAAGATGAATAACCCGAATCAGCAATCGAATCAGCAATCGGGCCCACCAACTTCACAATCAAGTAGCACAAGTCAAGGTGGTCAGAACAATAATCAGTGGCCACAAGGAATGTCCAGTAATCCTGGAGGACCTGGTCAAAATCCTTctattccaaataataataatacagtgcaacaacaacagcaacagtCAAACTccaataacagtaataatcaGCCAAATAATCAGGGTCAGGGGTCCGTAAACACGAATAATACACCTGCTAGCAATAATCCTTCGACAAAACAACAGTTggaacaattaaatacaatgaGAGAAGCATTGTTCAGTCAGGATGGTTGGGGTCGt CAACACGTTAACCAGGACACAAACTGGGATGTTCCAACAACTCCAGAGCCTAGTTCGTCTAAAGATGGAGTTCCTGTGTGGAAACCACCAGTAAATACCGGTACAGACCTGTGGGAGGCCAATATCAGGAATGGTGGTCAACCACCACCTCAGCAACAACCGAAGACACCTTGGGGTCATACGCCAGCAACGAATATTGGCGGTACTTGGGGTGAAGATGACGAAGCTACCGACTCATCGAACATGTGGACTGGGGCTCCTACATCTTCTCAACCGAACACTGCTGCAGGGCAGTGGCCAACAGGCACCGGTAATCAAGCCG GATCAAATTGGGCTGACCCAAGAATCGACCATCGTGATCCCCGTGATATACGTTCTGTTGATCCTCGTGAAATACGAGACCCGCGTGATCATAGAATGTCTCTGGATCCTCGAGAACACATACGTGTAATGGATCCTATGGCTCGAGATCCGAGAATGACAGATATGCGCGGAGACCCACGAGGTATTTCCGGGAGATTGAATGGTGCAAATGCAGACGCCATGTGGGGCCAACCACCTGGACCTCCGCATCATCAAATGGGACATCAACACCCTTCTGGTCCACCAACGAAAATGTTGAATCCTTCCAGCATAAATCAGTGGGCTGGTCCACCACCAAAAGATATTATGCCAGGAAAACCATCAGGTTGGGAGGAACCTTCTCCACCGACACAAAGAAGAAATGTTCCGAACTATGACGACGGTACCAGTCTATGGGGAAATGCTGCAGCTAATCAGAGGACCATTCCTGGAAGCAAAGTTACTCATTGGAAGGATTTACCAACATCAAATGTTACCAGAGGAG GCTCACAGTGTCCTCCAGGTATGCCGCAAAATAGAATGCCTGGTCAACCTGGAATGAAACCAGATGTGAGTGGACCAATGTGGGGTCACCCTGGTGCTCCCGGAGGGCGAAATGGTAGCTGGACAGAAGGGCCACACGATACAGGTTCATGGGACGATCCGAAGACACCAAGCACCTGGAATGAGGCTCAGTTGAATCCAGGCACTTGGGGCGGACCCAGTACTCACAAACCCAAACCAATGGGACCTGCTGGAAGTTGGGCAGATAGCGATATGGATCATTCTCCTAGTTGGGGTCATCCTACAAAACCGATACTTACAAAGGAAGTTATATGGGGCAGCAGAGAATTCCGATATCTTTGCGACTTAGGATTCAAA AAAGATGATGTTGAATTAGCATTAAGGAATCGTGAGATGAACCGAGACGAAGCTTTGGAACTTCTCAGCCAGATTCGGCCTCTAGATCAATGGAGAAGGCATGATGCGCATTCTACTTATGATCCAAGTAATCAGGCTACAACTGCACAAGCATATCCCAGATTTAATCATGTCGCACAGCAAATGTCTTTCCCACCg GGTGCTGGAGTAGCAAGCGGAAACACAACTGGCAGTGTAGGAGGATCGGTTGCTAGTGCAAgtttgttgaaattacaacaacagcaacaacaagcTGTTGTTCCtttacaacaacaacaacctAGTGGCAATGCACCGCAACCACCCTTCAACCAG CCTTCTAGAACACCTCAAAATCAACCGAGTACTCAGCAGCTGCGCATGTTAGTGCAACAAATTCAGTTAGCCGTCCAAGAAGGTTATTTAAACCATCAAATTCTAAATCAACCTCTTGCACCTCAAACTTTAATACTTTTGAACCAATTATTGCAACAAATCAAAGTTCTACAACAACTTCATCAACAGCATTCGGTACAAAGTACTATGAAGGGTAATGGACAATCAGTCCTCCAAATCAGTGTACAAATCACAAAAACAAAACAGCAAATAgcaaatttacaaaatcaaaTTGCTGTGCAACAAGCTACCTATATGaaacaacagcagcaacaacaacagcagcaacaacagcagcagcaacaacatcCTGCTCCACCGTCTCAAAGCTCAGAATATTATAAGAGTTCTGTTCATGATCCCATGTCAGCCTTGCAAAAtagttttacagaattaacAATGAACAAGGAGCCTCCTATC AGTCAGCCACAATCAAGACTGAACCAGTGGAAGTTACCTTCATTGGACAAGGATGGAGAGTTAGTTACGAATGAATTCTCGAGAGCACCTGGAACTACCAGTAAGCCAGCAGCTTCATTGGCTGGTTTGACACAATCACACAGTAGTCCTAACATGAATCCTTTGTTGGGTCAAGGAGATGGTACATGGTCCACCAGACTCGGGGAGAGTGGATGGCCCGATCCAGGTAATACGGACTCTACCGATGGAAAGGATTGGCAACCAACTGGTGCAGCTACTTTCACAGACCTTGTACCTGAGTTTGAACCGGGCAAACCATGGAAG gGTACACAGATGAAGAGCATCGAGGATGATCCAAGCATTACTCCCGGTTCTGTAGTTCGTTCGCCGTTGTCCTTAGCTACAATCAAGGATCCGGACGCTATATTCAATTTGAGCAGCAAGACATCACCGCCGCCTCCTCAACAACCTACTAACCTTGACACGTCGATACCAAGTTTGAGTAACTCTACATGGACGTTTAACCCACCTGCTACTACCCCTAGTGCATTCACCag CACTAAAATTACGTGGGGCGAGTCTGCACCACCGCCAACTGCAGTCACATCTGAACTGTGGGGAGCACCTATCAGCAAGGTTCGTGGTCCACCGCCTGGTCTAGGCAACAAAGCCGCCGGAAACACAAGCAATGGTTGGACAGGCCTCGGCACTGTCAGTAGATCATCCAGTTCATGGGGTCTTCAATCCAGCACAAACGCTGGCTGGGTTTCCACCTGGTTACTACTCAAGAATCTAACTCCTCAAATCGATGGTTCCACTCTGAAAACTCTTTGTATGCAACATGGCCCCGTACTGGACTTCCGATTATTCCTTAATCATGGAATTGCATTAACCAAGTATTCCTCACGAGACGAAGCTGTTAAG GCACAAGGAGCTCTGAACAATTGCGTATTGGGCAACACGACTATATTCGCGGAATACCCAGCTGACAGCGAGGTACACACATTGCTACAACAACTGGGTCACGGTGGTCAGCAGCAGGCTGGAGCCACAGCGGGTGCCGGATGGGGCCTGCGACCTTCGAACAAAAGTGGCCCTCCCCCTGATACCTGGGGCGGTAGTTCCAGTCAATTGTGGGGTGCCCCGCCGAGCAGTAACTCCCTATGGAGCAACGCTAGCATCGACAACAACGATCAACAACGTGCTACACCCAGTTCTTTGAATTCGTACTTACCCGGAGACCTTCTGGGAGGTGAGTCGATGTAG